One genomic region from Ardenticatenales bacterium encodes:
- a CDS encoding ABC transporter permease has protein sequence MITDLQILRGLSRISLRDFFTLYPPHIYLIAWVPRVATQVIFFTLLANYVGGREFLEFALIGNPVYLLTATAIVFVTASVNWERRAGTLPLIIASPSSVLLVLSGRNFGMGLHGYLTGVVGIFLMGPLLGLRFTLLQIVLVLGILLLITLSSYCVGLLIGSFALRTRGFHNVLSNVLILTVASLCGVNFPLTALPEWARTIGLLLPLTHGLQAIRLVLEGGAANLILRELLLEGVVGLVYLGLGLISFSILLQSSRKHGSFDLQSS, from the coding sequence ATGATTACGGATCTACAAATTCTCCGCGGTTTGTCCCGAATCTCCTTGCGAGATTTCTTTACGCTCTATCCCCCTCACATCTACCTGATAGCCTGGGTGCCACGCGTGGCCACGCAGGTCATTTTCTTCACTCTGCTGGCCAATTATGTGGGCGGGCGGGAGTTCCTGGAGTTTGCCTTGATCGGGAATCCCGTTTATCTGCTCACGGCGACCGCCATCGTCTTTGTCACCGCCTCTGTGAATTGGGAGCGTCGCGCCGGAACGTTGCCGCTGATTATTGCCTCTCCCAGCAGCGTGTTGCTTGTTCTCTCGGGGCGGAATTTCGGTATGGGGCTTCATGGCTACCTGACGGGCGTCGTCGGCATTTTCCTCATGGGGCCGCTGCTGGGTTTGCGATTTACTCTGCTACAGATTGTTCTTGTGTTGGGGATATTGCTGTTGATTACGCTGAGTTCCTATTGTGTGGGATTGCTTATTGGCAGTTTTGCGCTGCGCACGCGTGGTTTCCACAATGTACTCTCCAACGTGCTGATTCTGACGGTCGCTTCTTTATGTGGGGTCAACTTCCCGCTGACGGCGTTGCCTGAATGGGCGCGAACGATCGGTTTGCTCCTGCCCCTGACGCATGGGCTGCAGGCGATCCGCCTGGTCCTGGAAGGGGGAGCGGCCAACCTGATCTTGCGTGAACTCTTATTGGAGGGGGTGGTCGGCCTGGTCTACCTGGGATTGGGGTTGATTTCCTTCTCGATTTTGCTGCAGAGCAGCCGCAAACACGGCTCATTTGATCTGCAATCAAGCTGA
- a CDS encoding phosphotransferase has protein sequence MELEAAQIEAYLEDTNGQHVEIKQIGVLGQKDTGSAALKAFGYGHPIYVDYQTNGSNPNRIVLRQVNRNGFGREMDSDRAAAIWLDFHAFNHLPAHIRAHDMVAVDVAGRLASIGQTEELLLVTEYATGQPYARDLMRIRDNGYMEEEDCARARALATYLAHIHTQKHTDPLLWRRRIRDLVGHGEGIMGLTDSYPADFPLISPADLCAIEQRAIEWRWRLKPLTHRLSQVHGDFHPFNVIFRTDTFFTLIDRSRGPWGEPADDVSCMTINYLFFSLQRYGRLDGPFQDLYLAFWETYLRQTEDRGFPAVIQPWYAWRALVLASPQWYNVTDEVRLKLLAFARNVLASPHFEWRTINRYLHDA, from the coding sequence ATGGAACTGGAAGCGGCTCAAATCGAGGCTTATCTGGAAGACACCAACGGTCAGCACGTGGAAATTAAGCAGATCGGCGTGCTGGGGCAAAAGGACACGGGCAGCGCCGCTTTGAAAGCGTTTGGCTATGGCCACCCCATCTACGTTGACTACCAGACCAACGGGAGCAATCCCAACCGCATTGTGCTGCGCCAGGTCAACCGCAATGGCTTTGGCCGCGAAATGGACAGCGACCGCGCCGCCGCCATCTGGCTTGATTTCCACGCATTCAACCATCTTCCCGCCCACATCCGCGCTCACGATATGGTAGCCGTGGATGTCGCCGGTCGGCTGGCCTCCATCGGCCAAACGGAGGAATTGCTGCTGGTGACGGAGTACGCCACCGGACAACCCTATGCACGGGATTTGATGCGCATCCGCGATAATGGCTACATGGAGGAAGAGGACTGCGCCCGCGCCCGTGCCCTGGCGACCTACCTGGCGCACATTCACACGCAAAAACACACCGATCCGCTGCTCTGGCGGCGACGCATCCGCGATCTGGTGGGGCATGGCGAGGGCATCATGGGGCTGACGGACAGTTACCCCGCGGATTTCCCGCTCATTTCGCCGGCGGACCTGTGCGCCATCGAACAAAGGGCAATCGAATGGCGCTGGCGGCTAAAACCGCTGACGCACCGGCTCAGCCAGGTGCATGGAGATTTCCACCCATTCAACGTCATCTTCCGCACCGACACGTTTTTCACGCTGATCGACCGCAGCCGCGGCCCCTGGGGAGAACCCGCGGACGATGTCAGTTGCATGACGATCAATTATTTATTCTTCTCTTTGCAGCGATACGGGCGGCTGGATGGCCCATTCCAGGACCTCTATCTGGCTTTTTGGGAGACGTATTTGCGGCAAACGGAGGACCGCGGCTTTCCGGCGGTGATTCAACCGTGGTATGCCTGGCGGGCGCTGGTGCTGGCCAGCCCGCAGTGGTACAACGTGACGGATGAGGTACGGCTGAAGTTGCTGGCGTTTGCGCGCAATGTGCTGGCGTCACCCCATTTTGAGTGGCGCACGATCAATCGCTATCTGCATGATGCGTAG
- a CDS encoding oligosaccharide flippase family protein encodes MLDRDVTKNSSAVHRVVGDAALAFVVGILGRGALYLSQFLLARWLGPLQFGLFSVSLTIMQLGSVATGVGLYTAAVRFVAIYADQSNGRAVRELLQRSSLIVLFVGGILSLSMVIWSRQWALLLREAQLAQIMPIMALALPVLTLLRLFVSGINGLGLARSRTLLESALPSLLFVSGILLLHFRQALLLPSVGYWYVLSFAVAAGISGYVLIRQTPAPGAGGRGVVWRQVFAFSVPAWGIALLNQLAQRLDVVLAGIFLGGADIGIYSAAAVVTWAMGFIMTAFNMAVAPSFAAGHHGHNSHLLRNLYREGTRLLVLLGAPLAILLIIGAGDLMRLLGDAFSMGRNVLIILVIGQVCNLMVGSAGNLLIMTGFQRIELALVLASVLFNVVAARFAVPRFGLVGLALAASAATTLLNLSRLLMVYWRLRLHPYARSYGKIVVAVAVAGICGWSAHKLLHLTALAQLSLLAIIIAVVYLLVLLALGLEAEEKAMLRKGARIISLRLPRKTS; translated from the coding sequence GTGCTTGACCGTGACGTCACGAAAAATTCCAGCGCCGTTCATCGCGTAGTGGGAGATGCAGCACTGGCGTTTGTTGTTGGCATTCTTGGGCGCGGCGCCCTCTATCTTTCCCAATTCCTGCTGGCCCGCTGGCTGGGACCGTTGCAATTCGGCCTCTTTTCCGTTTCCCTGACCATTATGCAATTGGGCAGCGTGGCCACGGGCGTCGGATTGTACACGGCAGCCGTGCGCTTCGTCGCCATCTATGCCGACCAGTCGAATGGGAGAGCTGTGCGCGAATTGCTGCAACGAAGCAGCCTGATCGTGCTTTTCGTGGGCGGCATACTCTCATTGAGCATGGTCATCTGGTCGCGGCAATGGGCGCTGCTGCTGCGCGAGGCGCAGTTGGCCCAGATCATGCCCATCATGGCCCTGGCCCTGCCTGTATTGACGTTGCTGCGCCTGTTTGTTTCCGGCATCAATGGCCTTGGGCTGGCTCGTTCCCGCACACTGCTGGAAAGCGCACTGCCCTCTTTGCTATTTGTGTCCGGTATTCTCTTACTTCATTTTCGCCAGGCGTTACTCCTGCCCTCCGTGGGCTATTGGTATGTGCTTAGTTTTGCGGTAGCTGCCGGCATCAGCGGCTACGTCCTCATTCGCCAGACCCCGGCCCCGGGCGCGGGTGGCCGTGGCGTTGTCTGGCGTCAAGTGTTTGCTTTTTCCGTTCCCGCCTGGGGGATCGCGCTGCTGAATCAGTTGGCGCAGCGCCTTGATGTGGTTTTGGCGGGTATTTTTCTGGGCGGAGCGGACATTGGCATCTATTCCGCCGCAGCCGTGGTCACCTGGGCCATGGGTTTCATTATGACTGCCTTTAATATGGCCGTTGCCCCTTCTTTTGCCGCCGGGCATCATGGTCACAACAGCCATCTGCTGCGTAACCTGTACCGCGAAGGAACGCGCCTGCTGGTTTTGCTGGGCGCACCGTTGGCTATTCTGCTGATCATAGGCGCCGGCGACCTGATGCGCTTGCTTGGCGACGCGTTTAGCATGGGGCGGAACGTCCTGATTATCCTGGTCATTGGCCAGGTGTGTAATTTGATGGTTGGTTCTGCCGGCAATCTCCTCATCATGACAGGTTTCCAACGAATAGAACTGGCCCTGGTGCTGGCTTCCGTCCTTTTTAATGTTGTGGCCGCCCGCTTTGCTGTGCCGCGTTTCGGGTTGGTTGGATTGGCCCTGGCAGCGTCCGCGGCGACCACCTTACTCAACCTTTCGCGGCTGCTCATGGTGTATTGGCGTTTGCGCCTGCACCCCTACGCGCGCAGCTATGGGAAAATTGTCGTGGCCGTGGCCGTTGCCGGCATTTGCGGATGGAGCGCACACAAACTGCTTCACCTCACAGCCCTGGCGCAGTTGTCCCTCCTGGCTATCATTATCGCCGTGGTTTATCTGCTTGTCCTGCTGGCATTGGGATTGGAAGCAGAGGAAAAGGCCATGCTGAGAAAAGGCGCGCGTATTATTTCGCTCCGCCTGCCCAGAAAAACAAGCTGA
- a CDS encoding LysM peptidoglycan-binding domain-containing protein, with amino-acid sequence MPALPHSRTLSLLFALLLLGLTATLAAANTSYVVQPGDTLAAISRRFHVSIDAIVQANNILNPNLIYAGQTLTIPNDGDNPPAPTPPPIGNATTYVVQPGDTLYRVALRFGVSLQALAQTNNISNVNFIYVGQVLVIPGAAASPPPPTNTPQVSPPGPTLTPPPAPGGANLLPNPSFEGGWYNRDGVPEFQVPDQWVLEWDEGDNPLDPDPWNRFVRPESRVLSPAFLPPSEHTLFIWDGSQTVKIFKQYGAISFRLLTTVSLPPATYEMQINVFPDLVSAYEGGQKVWAPDPRSGEVRLIVGGSGSGWLQPAFGQRNTFTYRFTLAQSQTITLGAAMRGRWAIANNGWFMDAWVLRVVR; translated from the coding sequence ATGCCGGCACTCCCCCATTCACGCACCCTTTCTCTCTTGTTCGCCCTCCTGCTCTTAGGCCTGACCGCCACTCTGGCCGCCGCCAACACCTCTTACGTCGTGCAGCCAGGCGACACCCTGGCCGCCATTAGCCGCCGCTTCCACGTCAGCATTGACGCCATCGTTCAAGCCAACAACATCCTCAACCCCAACTTGATTTACGCCGGGCAGACCCTCACCATCCCCAATGATGGCGATAACCCACCCGCGCCGACTCCACCACCAATCGGCAATGCAACCACCTATGTCGTGCAGCCAGGCGACACCCTCTACCGCGTTGCCCTCCGCTTTGGCGTCTCGCTGCAAGCCCTGGCGCAAACTAACAACATCAGCAACGTCAATTTCATTTACGTGGGCCAGGTTTTGGTCATTCCCGGCGCCGCCGCTTCCCCTCCGCCGCCAACCAACACACCCCAGGTCTCCCCGCCAGGCCCCACCCTCACGCCGCCGCCTGCCCCTGGCGGAGCCAACCTGCTACCCAATCCCTCCTTTGAAGGGGGCTGGTACAACCGCGACGGCGTGCCTGAATTCCAGGTTCCCGACCAATGGGTGCTGGAATGGGACGAAGGAGACAACCCCCTCGACCCTGACCCGTGGAACCGCTTTGTGCGCCCCGAAAGCCGCGTCCTCTCCCCCGCCTTCCTACCCCCATCAGAACATACGCTTTTCATATGGGATGGCTCCCAGACGGTGAAGATATTCAAGCAGTACGGAGCGATCAGTTTCCGCCTGCTGACCACCGTCTCCCTGCCACCCGCAACCTATGAGATGCAAATCAATGTCTTCCCCGACCTGGTATCCGCCTATGAAGGCGGGCAAAAGGTATGGGCGCCTGACCCGCGTTCCGGTGAGGTACGCCTCATTGTTGGCGGCAGCGGCAGCGGCTGGCTGCAACCTGCCTTCGGCCAGCGCAACACCTTCACCTACCGCTTTACTCTGGCCCAATCCCAGACCATCACCCTGGGCGCGGCCATGCGCGGGCGCTGGGCCATCGCCAACAACGGCTGGTTTATGGACGCCTGGGTCTTGCGAGTAGTCAGGTAA
- a CDS encoding CBS domain-containing protein, whose protein sequence is MMLTVNDLMTVNPKTVSPQTTLREVIDLMQEEECRQFPVVNALGKLMGIVTDRDVRLTMNSPIVLHERWQDDALLETMTVESCMTPNPLTVSPDTPAYHAAEMLSAYKFGALPVVDDGRLVGIVTITDFLNHFAEFKPVIVNGKQV, encoded by the coding sequence ATGATGTTGACAGTCAATGATTTGATGACGGTGAATCCCAAGACCGTCAGCCCCCAAACGACGCTACGCGAGGTGATTGATTTGATGCAGGAGGAGGAATGCCGGCAATTCCCCGTCGTCAATGCCCTGGGAAAGCTAATGGGAATCGTCACCGACCGGGACGTGCGCCTGACCATGAACTCCCCCATCGTCCTACACGAACGCTGGCAGGATGACGCCCTCCTGGAAACGATGACCGTGGAAAGCTGTATGACGCCCAATCCCCTCACCGTCTCCCCGGATACCCCCGCCTACCATGCCGCGGAGATGCTCAGCGCCTATAAATTTGGCGCACTGCCCGTCGTAGATGATGGGCGGTTGGTGGGTATCGTCACCATCACGGATTTTCTCAACCATTTCGCGGAGTTCAAACCCGTTATTGTCAACGGCAAACAAGTGTAA
- a CDS encoding ABC transporter permease, which translates to MINSLRVLWAGVRMQWRLALLSPVDFILASVLQPIFYTLLFLLLFKATGRLDSLALFGIIAPALIGMWSTALNVSGEIISVERSYGSLEILLIAPRHGLELSLFGRIVTVNLISLIAIVEAVMVAYFGFGIVVEIKQPLAFVALNLLAALSISSIALIMASTFVLSRSVRLFQNLLSFPFYLLGGLAVPVGALPQWLQPFSRITPLSWASEGLQQTLTDVPVSITYYLALALLTLVYGLIGRALLVRIQTRVRNEGSIGFSN; encoded by the coding sequence ATGATTAATTCGCTGCGCGTTTTGTGGGCAGGTGTGCGCATGCAGTGGCGGCTGGCGCTGCTTTCGCCCGTCGATTTTATCCTGGCGAGCGTGCTGCAACCGATCTTTTATACCCTGTTATTCTTGCTGCTTTTTAAGGCTACCGGGCGGTTGGACTCTCTGGCCCTGTTTGGGATTATTGCCCCCGCCTTGATCGGCATGTGGTCCACAGCCCTGAACGTTTCCGGGGAAATAATCAGCGTGGAAAGGAGCTACGGGTCGCTGGAAATACTCCTGATTGCCCCGCGGCATGGCCTGGAGCTGTCCCTGTTTGGCCGCATCGTCACCGTGAACCTCATCTCCTTGATCGCTATCGTGGAAGCCGTTATGGTCGCCTACTTCGGTTTTGGGATCGTGGTAGAAATCAAGCAACCGCTCGCTTTTGTGGCCTTGAACTTGCTGGCGGCGCTTTCCATCTCCTCAATCGCCTTGATCATGGCCAGCACCTTTGTGTTATCCCGTTCTGTGCGTCTGTTCCAAAACCTGTTGAGCTTCCCGTTTTACCTGCTTGGCGGACTGGCCGTACCCGTGGGGGCACTTCCCCAATGGCTGCAACCATTTTCCCGCATCACGCCCCTATCCTGGGCATCCGAAGGGTTACAGCAAACCTTGACAGACGTGCCCGTTTCTATCACCTATTATCTGGCGCTGGCATTGTTAACCCTCGTCTACGGCCTGATCGGGCGCGCCTTGCTGGTTAGAATTCAAACCCGCGTACGGAACGAAGGTTCCATTGGATTTAGCAACTAA
- a CDS encoding DUF1963 domain-containing protein, producing MKREKHVIDNEARYDRWHSLFRATLGETAADLDPQAIYTHFRPTFHRRQPLQILSAAAPTPVGLSRLEGLPDLPPTLTWPEQNGQALDFLAQINLAHLEKGFHPLLPPQGWLYFFVGDFWNQNVIPHHVLYYDGEVSDLAPTPPPPDLQPPQQLLRETALLSLTAGFTMDPDLLPVFWSRSYDESKE from the coding sequence GTGAAAAGGGAGAAGCACGTTATAGATAATGAAGCGCGTTACGACCGCTGGCATTCCCTCTTCCGCGCTACGCTAGGGGAAACAGCGGCGGACCTGGACCCACAGGCGATCTACACCCATTTCCGGCCCACCTTTCACCGCCGGCAGCCGCTGCAAATCCTCTCCGCGGCCGCGCCCACGCCAGTCGGATTGAGCCGGCTGGAAGGGCTGCCCGACCTGCCGCCGACACTGACGTGGCCGGAACAGAATGGACAGGCATTGGATTTTTTAGCCCAGATCAACCTCGCGCATCTGGAAAAAGGGTTCCATCCCCTCTTGCCACCGCAAGGCTGGCTCTATTTCTTCGTCGGCGACTTCTGGAACCAAAACGTCATTCCTCACCACGTGCTGTATTATGACGGGGAAGTTTCCGACCTGGCCCCCACCCCGCCGCCCCCCGATTTACAGCCGCCGCAACAGTTGCTACGCGAAACTGCCCTGCTCAGCCTGACGGCCGGCTTCACGATGGACCCCGATCTGCTGCCCGTTTTCTGGTCCAGAAGCTACGATGAAAGCAAGGAGTAA
- a CDS encoding adenylyl-sulfate kinase: MAADAGFAVWLTGMPASGKTTLAHALQTHLAAQGIPTILLDSDDLRPILTPQPTYTPDERDRFYAILGQLAAWLTRQGLNVLIAATANRRAYRDQARRLIPRFAEVYVACSLATCQARDPKGIYARAQAAAQDTVPGLGAAYELPLTPEATINTEALSPAAAAAAVLTQLPEDVVNGY; the protein is encoded by the coding sequence ATGGCGGCGGACGCGGGATTTGCGGTGTGGTTGACGGGAATGCCGGCATCGGGCAAAACCACCCTCGCCCACGCCCTCCAAACCCACCTCGCCGCGCAAGGCATCCCCACCATCCTCCTCGACTCCGACGACCTCCGCCCCATCCTCACCCCCCAACCCACCTACACCCCCGACGAACGCGACCGGTTCTACGCCATCCTCGGCCAGTTGGCCGCCTGGCTCACCCGCCAGGGCCTCAACGTCCTCATCGCCGCCACCGCCAACCGCCGCGCCTACCGCGACCAGGCCCGCCGACTCATTCCCCGCTTCGCCGAAGTCTACGTCGCCTGTTCCCTCGCTACCTGCCAGGCGCGCGACCCCAAAGGCATCTACGCCCGCGCCCAGGCCGCCGCCCAGGACACCGTCCCCGGACTGGGAGCCGCCTACGAGCTACCCCTGACCCCCGAAGCCACCATCAACACCGAGGCTCTCTCCCCCGCCGCCGCCGCCGCCGCCGTTCTGACTCAACTGCCAGAGGACGTGGTCAATGGCTATTGA
- a CDS encoding tetratricopeptide repeat protein has translation MHKISSGRFLSPLWAWVILALLFLATRPPVTGSLWRNMGAVASNQALSAGDAVSLSLRLAKPTRLLQQAMRLNPQSARTARVLGYAYLWGAREADALRTWQAVSEKVSEELIRWGDIAHSRAAYTDALHWYGLATNLEPSSAYAWYKTGLTQEKQSHWALALTAFTTALSLEQTNGAFISSLYFHIGWLKHRQLGYALDEAIQSYTDALRLNAFADTDEQVQAHFNLAEASWKMGNVQSAVEQYEWVVTQAPVSFWGQYTASLQLGRIFVLQGELHAAEAQFLRAIGIDEQPKWAFRQLASLYEDAGRLKEAAAMYQQVLLRDSGDTEAAAHLSQIEAALSRP, from the coding sequence ATGCACAAGATAAGTAGCGGACGCTTCCTTTCTCCTTTGTGGGCGTGGGTGATATTAGCTTTGCTTTTCCTGGCTACTCGTCCCCCCGTCACCGGTTCCCTTTGGCGAAACATGGGGGCGGTCGCCTCCAACCAGGCGCTGTCCGCTGGGGACGCCGTTTCCTTGTCACTGCGTCTGGCGAAGCCGACTCGTTTGCTGCAGCAGGCAATGCGCCTGAACCCCCAATCGGCCCGTACCGCCAGGGTTTTGGGGTACGCTTATCTGTGGGGCGCGCGTGAGGCGGATGCGCTGCGGACGTGGCAGGCTGTATCGGAGAAGGTTTCAGAAGAATTGATCCGCTGGGGGGACATTGCCCACAGTCGCGCCGCCTATACGGATGCGCTCCACTGGTATGGACTGGCGACAAATCTGGAACCCTCATCTGCCTATGCTTGGTACAAAACAGGTCTGACACAGGAAAAACAGTCTCACTGGGCGTTGGCGTTGACGGCTTTTACCACGGCGCTATCCCTGGAACAGACAAACGGCGCCTTTATAAGCAGCCTATATTTCCATATCGGCTGGCTTAAACACCGGCAGCTTGGTTATGCTTTAGATGAGGCCATCCAATCTTACACGGATGCTTTGCGTCTGAATGCGTTTGCGGACACGGATGAGCAGGTGCAGGCGCACTTTAACCTGGCGGAGGCATCGTGGAAAATGGGAAACGTGCAGAGCGCGGTTGAGCAGTATGAGTGGGTGGTAACACAAGCGCCCGTTTCATTTTGGGGGCAATATACCGCTTCCTTGCAGCTAGGGCGCATTTTTGTCTTGCAGGGTGAGTTGCACGCGGCGGAGGCGCAGTTCTTGCGGGCGATTGGGATTGATGAGCAGCCAAAGTGGGCATTTCGTCAATTAGCAAGTTTGTATGAAGATGCCGGCAGATTAAAGGAAGCCGCCGCGATGTATCAACAAGTCTTGCTCCGCGACAGCGGCGACACGGAGGCGGCTGCCCATCTCTCTCAAATAGAAGCAGCGCTTTCGCGGCCATGA
- a CDS encoding universal stress protein — protein MFKKMMVPLDGSQLAEQAIPPAVTIAQATNAELVFMRVVVPLEVIAPFIEIQPAYDTALNRQEAESRDYLEQLRQKWQTPDMPIHIETRMGMVAETIVDCAAEHGVDLIVICSHGRTGLTRWVYGSVAEKVVRGAQCDTLIVRGRLRD, from the coding sequence ATGTTTAAGAAAATGATGGTTCCACTCGACGGTTCGCAATTGGCGGAACAGGCCATCCCTCCTGCCGTCACCATTGCCCAGGCCACGAACGCCGAACTGGTATTCATGCGCGTTGTCGTGCCACTAGAGGTCATCGCCCCCTTCATCGAAATCCAACCCGCCTACGACACCGCCCTCAACCGCCAGGAAGCGGAATCCCGCGATTACCTGGAGCAGTTGCGCCAGAAATGGCAAACGCCCGACATGCCTATTCACATTGAGACACGGATGGGCATGGTCGCCGAAACGATTGTTGACTGCGCCGCGGAACACGGCGTGGACCTGATCGTCATTTGTAGCCACGGACGCACCGGCCTCACCCGTTGGGTCTATGGCAGCGTCGCCGAGAAGGTTGTGCGCGGCGCACAGTGCGACACCCTGATCGTGCGCGGACGTTTGCGCGACTAG
- a CDS encoding radical SAM protein has protein sequence MKYVFGPVPSRRLGRSLGIDTIPLKTCNWNCVYCQLGRTMPVTHQRRAYFPEAEILAEVQTALASHPPDEIDWVTFVGSGEPTLHSGIGGLIRAVRRLTDLPVAVITNGSLLYLPEVRQDLVVADAVMPSVDAGTPALYRHINRPHPQATFARLIEGLTAFRQEYSGKLWVEIMLIRDLNDTETALRDIAAVLRPIRPDQVHLNLPTRPPAEIWVQPADEEGLMRARAILGDIAAVVHPAEGTFDLSGFDSPVAAITSIITRHPMSQAELERALARWTPGQVRQVLADLEASGQAQIVKRYGIPFWTAAPAHYPDEAHSLAAAPGPQRHRRASREKGEARYR, from the coding sequence ATGAAGTACGTTTTTGGCCCAGTGCCATCAAGACGACTGGGCCGCTCATTGGGTATCGACACCATCCCGCTGAAGACGTGCAACTGGAACTGCGTCTACTGCCAGTTGGGGCGCACCATGCCCGTGACCCACCAACGCCGCGCATATTTCCCCGAGGCGGAAATTCTGGCCGAAGTGCAGACGGCGTTGGCCAGCCACCCGCCGGACGAGATTGATTGGGTGACGTTTGTCGGTTCGGGGGAGCCGACGTTGCACAGCGGCATCGGCGGGCTTATTCGGGCGGTGCGGCGACTAACGGACCTGCCCGTGGCCGTGATCACCAATGGCTCCCTGCTCTATTTGCCAGAAGTGCGCCAGGACCTGGTGGTTGCTGATGCCGTGATGCCCTCGGTAGATGCCGGCACGCCCGCCCTCTACCGCCACATCAACCGCCCCCACCCCCAGGCCACCTTTGCCCGCCTCATAGAAGGACTGACCGCCTTCCGCCAGGAATACAGCGGCAAACTGTGGGTCGAAATCATGCTCATACGCGACCTGAACGACACGGAAACCGCCCTGCGCGACATCGCCGCCGTTTTACGCCCCATTCGCCCCGATCAGGTCCATCTGAACCTGCCCACCCGCCCCCCGGCGGAAATCTGGGTACAACCCGCCGACGAAGAAGGCCTCATGCGCGCCAGAGCCATCCTCGGCGACATCGCCGCCGTGGTCCATCCCGCCGAAGGAACCTTTGACTTGAGCGGCTTTGATTCGCCCGTTGCCGCCATCACCAGCATCATCACCCGCCACCCCATGAGCCAGGCAGAACTGGAACGCGCGTTGGCCCGCTGGACGCCGGGGCAGGTGCGTCAGGTGCTGGCCGACCTGGAAGCCAGCGGACAAGCCCAAATCGTCAAACGCTACGGCATCCCCTTCTGGACCGCCGCCCCCGCGCACTACCCCGACGAAGCCCACAGCCTCGCCGCCGCCCCTGGTCCACAACGCCATCGCCGTGCAAGTCGTGAAAAGGGAGAAGCACGTTATAGATAA